One Brassica napus cultivar Da-Ae chromosome A5, Da-Ae, whole genome shotgun sequence DNA window includes the following coding sequences:
- the LOC106359656 gene encoding probable thiol methyltransferase 2 produces the protein MDHIKEPPGGWENMWVEGRTLWDLGEATPIVVHLCETSSLPNGRALVPGCGTGYDVVVMANPDRHVIGLELSKTSVERSMKMFSSLPNSKHFSFLKEDFFTWEPTEKFDLIFDYNFFCAFEPKVRPLWAKRMQELLNPGGELITLMYPLSGGTPGPPPYRVSVSAYEELLIPLEFEVNSIVDNELAPATRKGMEKIGRWKKKKSV, from the exons ATGGATCATATCAAAGAGCCTCCTG gtgGATGGGAAAATATGTGGGTAGAGGGACGAACACTGTGGGATTTAGGAGAAGCAACTCCTATTGTTGTTCATCTCTGCGAAACGAGTTCTTTGCCTAATGGTAGAGCTTTGGTTCCTGGATGTGGAACC GGCTATGATGTGGTTGTGATGGCAAACCCTGACCGTCATGTTATTGGACTTGAACTTTCAAAAACCTCAGTCGAAAGATCAATGAAG ATGTTCTCTTCATTGCCTAATTCAAAACATTTCTCCTTCTTGAAAGAAGATTTTTTCACTTGGGAGCCAACTGAAAAGTTCGATCTTATTTTCGACTACAA TTTTTTCTGTGCCTTTGAACCTAAAGTTCGACCTCTATGGGCAAAGCGTATGCAAGAACTTCTGAACCCTGGTGGAGAGCTTATAACATTGATGTATCCT TTAAGTGGTGGAACACCTGGTCCACCTCCTTATCGAGTATCAGTCTCAGC CTATGAAGAGCTTTTGATTCCCTTAGAGTTTGAGGTGAACTCTATTGTTGATAACGAACTTGCTCCAGCTACACGCAag GGAATGGAAAAAATTGGacgatggaagaagaagaagtcagtGTGA
- the LOC106396704 gene encoding uncharacterized protein LOC106396704: MSSSLPMRLLVPLTLPLIPPSSDSLALRSKNPNFILRSSSSSSSSTSCSSSLSQLFPRRSRSSSPCVPMCTKDQDITDTWRNEDDPITCGLESDEDSGGLRIPTQAQAIVEGSGSVAVSELRPSPDVDYIQELLAIQQQGPRTIGFFGTRNMGFMHQELIEILSYAMVITKNHIYTSGASGTNAAVIRGALRAERPELLTVILPQSLKKQPPESQELLSKVQNVVEKPHNDHLPLLEASRLCNMDIISQVQQVICFAFHDSRLLMETCQEAKNLRKIVTLFYLD, translated from the exons ATGAGTTCATCTCTACCTATGAGGCTCCTCGTGCCTCTCACACTTCCCTTGATTCCTCCTTCTTCGGATTCTCTAGCGCTCAGATCGAAAAACCCTAACTTTATTCTCcgatcctcttcttcttcttcctctagtACCTCTTGCTCTTCTTCCCTGTCGCAGCTTTTCCCCCGGAGATCCAGATCCTCTTCTCCTTGTGTTCCCATG TGCACGAAAGACCAAGACATCACAGATACTTGGAGAAATGAAGATGATCCTATTACATGTGGGCTTGAATCTGATGAAGATTCCGGAGGCCTCCGGATTCCTACTCAGGCTCAGGCCATCGTTGAAGGCTCTGGTTCAGTTGCTGTCTCTGAGCTCAGACCTTCCCCTGATGTTGATTACATTCAA GAGCTATTGGCGATACAGCAGCAAGGGCCTAGAACCATTGGCTTCTTTGGGACTAGGAACATGGGTTTCATGCATCAAGAGCTCATCGAGATTCTTAGCTACGCCATGGTTATCACT aaaaatcatatatatacttCAGGTGCATCTGGAACTAACGCAGCTGTTATCAGAGGTGCGTTGAGAGCTGAGAGGCCAGAGCTTCTTACAGTAATCTTACCTCAAAGTTTGAAAAAACAACCTCCTGAGAGCCAAGAGCTACTGTCTAAG GTGCAAAACGTGGTAGAAAAGCCACACAATGATCATTTGCCATTACTAGAAGCTAGCAG GCTGTGTAATATGGACATCATATCACAAGTACAGCAAGTGATCTGCTTCGCGTTTCATGACAGTAGGCTTCTCATGGAGACATGTCAAGAAGCTAAAAATCTCCGCAAGATCGTCACTCTCTTCTACCTCGATTGA
- the LOC106396134 gene encoding la-related protein 6B-like has translation MADQQTLDSDDLSHSTSSDPSLLRSLSSSRLNAGAPEFVPGRTTPPPLPQRMIIPPPPPHGMLHMYHHQRPFNVPVLGPVPIQPHHHPHRFHHNRPQNQHYVPVRSHQQEPDSVVKKRDHKRESKNNDQTNEAGASSVVIDPKTGLPEDTIQKIVNQVEYYFSDLNLATTDHLMRFISKDPEGYVPIQVVASFKKVKAVVSGNSQLATVLQNSTKLVVSEDGKKVRRMNPVTEAALEELQSRIVIAENLPEDHCYQNLMKIFSTVGSVKNIRTCQPQITGNAVPPAARSAKSDGNLFSNKVHAFVEYETVELAEKAVAELNEAGNWRSSLKVRLMLKPQTKEPKQGQGRGRKGHDVEVEHEEDEATASEQQQQQPIEKLSEECSGEWDTHVPEQAVIGEEQGNEKAAGQRKGRSRGRGKGRGRGQPHQNQNQNHNHNHNGRGNHHNHNHHHQHQVGTPPSNNQMNSMEQQPKQQPPGPRMPDGTRGFSMGRGKPITVQAD, from the exons ATGGCTGATCAGCAAACCCTAGATTCCGATGATCTGTCTCACTCTACTTCCTCAGATCCGTCGCTCTTGAGGTCTCTCTCCTCGAGCAGACTCAACGCCGGAGCTCCAGAGTTCGTCCCTGGTCGAACCACTCCTCCTCCGCTTCCGCAGAGGATGATTATCCCTCCTCCTCCGCCTCACGGTATGCTTCACATGTACCACCACCAGCGTCCCTTCAACGTCCCCGTCCTCGGTCCTGTTCCTATTCAGCCTCACCACCATCCTCATCGCTTCCATCATAACCGTCCTCAGAACCAGCACTATGTTCCCGTGAGGAGCCACCAGCAGGAGCCTGATTCGGTTGTGAAGAAGAGAGATCATAAGAGAGAGTCTAAGAACAACGATCAGACGAATGAGGCTGGAGCTTCTTCTGTTGTGATTGATCCGAAGACTGGTTTGCCTGAGGATACTATTCAGAAGattgtgaatcag GTTGAATACTACTTCAGTGATTTGAACTTGGCTACCACAGATCATCTGATGAGGTTCATTAGCAAGGATCCTGAAGGATACG TGCCGATACAAGTCGTTGCATCTTTCAAGAAAGTTAAAGCTGTGGTTAGTGGTAATTCTCAGCTTGCCACAGTGCTACAGAACTCAACAAAGCTT GTTGTTAGTGAAGACGGAAAGAAAGTGAGACGCATGAATCCAGTTACCGAGGCTGCTCTAGAAGAACTCCAG TCTCGTATAGTTATTGCTGAGAATCTACCTGAGGACCATTGCTACCAAAATCTGATGAAGATCTTCTCAACTGTTGGAAG TGTGAAGAACATCCGTACCTGCCAGCCACAGATTACTGGGAACGCTGTTCCACCAGCTGCAAGATCAGCCAAAAGCGATGGAAATCTCTTCAGTAACAAG GTCCATGCTTTTGTGGAGTATGAGACGGTTGAGTTAGCCGAGAAAGCA GTTGCGGAGCTAAATGAAGCAGGAAACTGGAGGAGCAGTCTTAAGGTCCGGTTGATGTTAAAACCTCAG ACAAAGGAACCAAAACAGGGTCAAGGGCGAGGAAGAAAAGGACATGATGTAGAGGTAGAACATGAGGAAGATGAAGCGACGGCATccgagcagcagcagcagcagccgaTTGAGAAACTATCTGAAGAGTGTTCTGGGGAATGGGATACACATGTGCCAGAGCAGGCAGTGATA GGAGAGGAGCAAGGGAACGAGAAAGCGGCTGGGCAGAGAAAAGGGCGTAGCAGAGGTAGGGGGAAGGGACGAGGACGAGGTCAACCTCAccagaaccaaaaccaaaaccacaaCCACAACCACAATGGGCGTGGGAATCATCATAACCATAACCATCACCATCAACATCAAGTGGGAACACCaccttcaaacaatcaaatgaACAGCATGGAGCAGCAGCCAAAACAGCAACCACCGGGACCAAGGATGCCTGATGGGACCAGAGGATTCTCGATGGGACGGGGAAAGCCTATCACGGTTCAGGCAGACTGA
- the LOC106396135 gene encoding inositol 1,3,4-trisphosphate 5/6-kinase 4 has protein sequence MGGRRTMKCVLLDESVLLDHDDEDSTPRVRGSVSLILRLLRYSMIRTGISYGLDLAENKVELLRKTAVEYSIDCLPLEKSLTSDAFGDALKAWYSDGDILYVASSRKEETLRELSPSQIVVVLEGDSSEDPNMLRISRLEELPMAICCMNKKAMGDGAAIVAYIMKPSRVEDFAKRGALPMYPTSNGLIFLPLMFEFPLSSQLKHADLIFHKATDEILSIQLNCSDSKSSVAVTFSTGMEELRKYMEDQNACAVVDPLQHIYPVLDRLKMQHILLGLEEITEAGRKIRGACFLKIDSYDEPDLAQNLSRAGLSLPCIVKPQVACGVADAHSMAIVFRVEDFKDLNTPVPAIIQEYVDHSSRIFKFYVLGEKIFHAVKKSIPSSSTLRKSAEENGLRPILFDSLKSLPIGSANQNPVDEIDLELVTEAANWLRRKLDLTIFGFDVVVQEGTRDHVVVDLNYLPSFKEVPDNIAVPSFWEAIRNRLDQHV, from the exons ATGGGAGGAAGAAGGACGATGAAATGTGTTTTACTCGACGAATCTGTGCTTCTCGATCACGATGATGAAGATTCAACGCCGCGGGTTCGAGGATCAGTCTCGTTGATCCTCAGGCTGCTTCGTTACTCTATGATCCGAACG GGGATATCTTATGGTCTTGATCTTGCGGAAAACAAG GTGGAGTTACTGAGGAAGACGGCAGTGGAATACTCCATAGATTGCTTACCTTTGGAGAAGTCTCTGACAAGTGATGCTTTTGGTGATGCTCTCAAAGCATGGTATAGTGATGGCGACATTCTCTATGTTGCTTCAAGTCGAAAAGAAGAGACGCTGCGTGAACTGAGTCCCAGCCAGATCGTTGTTGTACTTG AAGGAGATTCAAGTGAGGATCCTAACATGCTTCGTATCAGTAGGCTAGAAGAGCTCCCAATGGCTATTTGCTGCATGAACAAAAAG GCAATGGGTGATGGTGCTGCGATAGTTGCTTACATCATGAAGCCATCTCGCGTAGAGGACTTTGCCAAG agGGGTGCTTTACCAATGTATCCTACTTCAAATGGGCTGATCTTTCTACCTCTCATGTTTGAGTTCCCTCTCTCATCTCAACTCAAACACGCTGATCTCATTTTCCACAAAGCAACTGATGAAATCTTGTCCATTCAACTTAACTGCTCCGACTCAAAATCATCTGTTGCAGTTACATTCTCTACCGGCATGGAGGAACTGCGAAA GTATATGGAAGATCAAAATGCTTGTGCTGTAGTTGACCCGCTTCAACATATATATCCTGTCCTGGACCGACTCAAGATGCAGCATATTCTTCTTGGATTAGAGGAAATTACTGAAGCAGGACGAAAGATCAGAGGCGCCTGCTTCCTCAAG ATTGACAGCTATGATGAACCTGATCTGGCTCAAAACTTGTCAAGAGCTGGACTCTCTCTTCCATGTATCGTGAAACCTCAGGTCGCCTGTGGTGTTGCTGATGCTCACAGCATG GCCATTGTCTTCCGAGTTGAGGACTTTAAAGATCTGAACACTCCTGTTCCTGCCATTATCCAA GAGTATGTGGACCATTCATCAAGGATCTTCAAGTTCTACGTCTTGGGGGAAAAGATCTTCCATGCCGTCAAGAAATCAATCCCTAGCTCTTCCACTCTGAGGAAATCAGCTGAAGAAAACGGTCTCCGACCAATTCTCTTTGACAG CTTAAAGTCTTTACCAATAGGTTCGGCAAACCAGAACCCGGTAGATGAGATTGATCTAGAGCTAGTCACAGAAGCAGCAAACTGGCTGAGAAGGAAGCTTGATCTCACAATCTTCGGATTTGATGTGGTT GTTCAAGAAGGAACAAGAGATCACGTGGTAGTAGACTTGAACTACTTACCCTCTTTTAAAGAAGTCCCGGACAACATAGCAGTTCCTTCCTTCTGGGAAGCCATCAGAAACAGGCTTGACCAACATGTCTGA
- the LOC106396133 gene encoding uncharacterized protein LOC106396133 produces the protein MKPRSETSEEELFLSNVREMNREAKKLSQPQPPEKKLKRERLPANPLRGLSTRSSGSSSCSNGSGSGSTSHRFLLSHSISSSSSSMGSSIRPVKSVVAKTPKSAPVLSKPLIRKKPKSLEETKATEKPQRCRTNPTFVKRVASGKIKGSVLKKQSSVSREVKLKDKVRVDAIVTPVSKLGTGCDLVSRSSAGRVSNSNGSNQEKTPPVQASVSPEMHCGTSMSLLSASAQSQACYAAGHLLSGVSDKRKCKPKGILTVCENGFEVGKGKILNDSDEFDEGSFGVSGSCDDDDISMMPASVQWLLSPCDEEKEDEKEKYEEDGFSELQDIVECVGHETPSPLSDLCNISGGRSLSPMRRTSSSLSPNELSRFRRFMQLSSPKCELDPSEHLGGDKQSPLSIDTLGSENVIQTPESNSSLDSYFRLSSSQAEVGSALESLATTLQSVRLSPQEPSCSSFNFDSLATSSHSIDLSQFQRGLVEGDDTPAGKGRELLPCSAAESISTDGGGGLICSEDSNWMACYNKS, from the coding sequence ATGAAACCCAGATCGGAAACTTCTGAAGAAGAGTTGTTTTTGTCGAATGTTAGGGAGATGAACCGGGAAGCGAAGAAGTTATCTCAGCCGCAGCCGCCGGAGAAGAAGCTAAAAAGGGAGAGACTTCCGGCGAACCCGTTGAGAGGATTGAGTACAAGAAGCTCTGGAAGCAGTAGTTGTAGCAATGGGAGTGGTTCCGGGTCAACTAGTCACAGGTTCTTGCTCTCTCATTCAAtctcatcgtcttcttcttcaatgggTAGTAGTATTAGACCTGTGAAGTCAGTAGTAGCTAAAACCCCCAAGTCTGCTCCAGTTTTGAGTAAACCCTTAATTAGAAAGAAACCAAAGTCTCTGGAGGAGACTAAAGCTACTGAGAAGCCTCAGAGATGTAGAACAAACCCAACTTTTGTGAAGAGAGTCGCTAGTGGTAAGATTAAAGGTTCGGTTTTGAAGAAGCAATCTTCTGTTTCTAGAGAAGTTAAGCTTAAAGATAAGGTTAGAGTAGATGCCATTGTTACTCCTGTGTCTAAACTAGGAACAGGATGTGATTTGGTTTCTAGAAGCAGTGCTGGTAGAGTAAGCAACAGTAATGGTAGTAATCAAGAGAAGACACCACCTGTTCAAGCATCGGTATCTCCGGAGATGCACTGCGGAACGTCTATGAGTTTGTTGTCAGCATCAGCTCAATCACAAGCATGTTATGCTGCTGGGCATTTACTCTCAGGTGTTAGTGATAAGAGGAAGTGCAAGCCTAAAGGGATACTCACTGTGTGTGAGAACGGTTTCGAGGTTGGTAAAGGAAAGATACTGAATGATTCTGATGAGTTTGATGAAGGGAGTTTTGGTGTTAGTGGaagttgtgatgatgatgacatCTCTATGATGCCTGCGTCAGTGCAGTGGCTTTTATCTCCTTGTgatgaggagaaagaagatgagAAGGAAAAGTATGAGGAGGATGGTTTCTCTGAGCTTCAGGACATTGTTGAGTGTGTTGGCCATGAGACTCCTTCGCCACTATCTGATTTGTGCAACATTAGTGGTGGAAGAAGTCTTTCACCTATGAGAAGGACTAGTTCTTCTCTTTCTCCAAATGAGCTTTCTCGGTTCAGGAGATTTATGCAGCTTTCATCCCCTAAGTGTGAGCTAGATCCTTCTGAGCATTTGGGAGGAGACAAACAGTCTCCCTTGTCTATTGATACACTGGGAAGCGAGAATGTGATTCAAACACCAGAGTCTAACTCAAGCTTGGACAGTTACTTCAGACTCTCGTCTTCCCAAGCTGAGGTTGGTTCAGCTTTGGAGTCACTGGCAACGACTCTTCAGTCAGTCAGATTGTCACCACAGGAACCGAGCTGCTCAAGTTTCAACTTTGACTCTTTGGCCACATCTTCTCATTCCATTGATCTTTCACAGTTTCAGAGAGGTTTAGTTGAAGGTGATGATACTCCTGCAGGAAAAGGAAGAGAACTGCTTCCATGCTCTGCTGCTGAGTCAATCAGCactgatggtggtggtggtctgATATGTTCTGAGGATTCAAATTGGATGGCATGTTACAACAAGAGTTAA
- the LOC106395358 gene encoding late embryogenesis abundant protein At1g64065-like, whose product MSGYAKSKVVDEACAIHQPKESDTIGNIIIYTLLALCILLSLFIIIGLFVIAKPLEASLASVAVKSLRYNDTPSSSSPYFNATLAMEIRIENPNFGFFEFPTSKGDIMYNGRVVGEMKIDGQRVGAYSAIRTEVVTQVSYREDHAPSVWFKNDIKRGLIILKIGAKLRGEVHLEVLNKRSVDLKCLMYLNLIDEMVPRLWCK is encoded by the coding sequence ATGTCAGGCTATGCGAAGAGCAAAGTTGTTGATGAAGCTTGTGCAATTCACCAACCAAAAGAGAGTGATACCATTGGTAACATCATCATCTATACCCTTCTAGCGCTTTGCATTCTGCTCAGCCTCTTCATCATCATCGGTCTCTTTGTCATAGCCAAGCCACTTGAAGCAAGCTTGGCATCTGTGGCTGTGAAAAGCCTCAGGTACAATGATACGCCATCATCATCCTCGCCTTATTTCAACGCAACACTAGCTATGGAGATCAGAATTGAGAATCCGAACTTCGGATTCTTTGAGTTTCCAACTAGTAAAGGAGATATCATGTACAACGGTCGTGTTGTTGGTGAGATGAAGATTGATGGACAGCGAGTGGGTGCATATAGTGCCATAAGAACAGAGGTTGTGACACAAGTGAGTTATAGAGAGGATCATGCACCATCTGTTTGGTTCAAGAATGATATAAAGAGAGGGTTGATCATCCTCAAGATTGGAGCTAAACTGAGAGGTGAAGTGCACTTGGAGGTTTTGAACAAGAGAAGTGTAGatttgaagtgtttgatgtatCTAAATCTGATAGATGAAATGGTTCCACGTTTGTGGTGTAAATGA
- the LOC106395384 gene encoding uncharacterized protein LOC106395384, with the protein MDGLIPMAFRAVKKNLTRRRYECLSSSSTTRDSYNFVSDTETNVEGHHRRRRSMGDFSSLSSRETKRSSGGAREKGCSPPREGQLVRYKSHRLFSCISGQ; encoded by the coding sequence ATGGATGGCTTGATACCAATGGCGTTCAGAGCCGTGAAGAAGAACCTAACTCGCCGTCGTTACGAGtgtctctcctcctcctccacaacCCGTGACTCTTACAACTTCGTTTCCGATACTGAAACGAACGTAGAAGGTCACCATCGTCGTCGCAGGTCCATGGGAGACTTCTCGTCGTTATCAAGCCGGGAAACAAAAAGAAGTAGCGGTGGAGCTAGGGAGAAGGGTTGTTCACCGCCACGTGAAGGTCAACTCGTGAGATACAAGAGCCATCGTTTGTTTTCTTGCATCTCAGGTCAATAG
- the LOC106390925 gene encoding transcription termination factor MTERF4, chloroplastic-like — protein sequence MTHLLPRHKKLLSFLTRHHPILKTLLQNPPPISHYATQSSKFPEYEMPTVTWGVIQGKKEKLVNRVKVCDHLKTLGVITDELETIELPSTLEVISERLEFLHKLGLTIDDVNEYPLMLGCSVRKNLIPVLAYLEKIGISRSKLGEFVKNYPQVLHASVVVELAPVVKFLRGLDVEKQDLGYVLMKYPELLGFKLEGTMSTSVAYLVSIGVSPRDIGPMVTQYPYLLGMRVGTMIKPLVDYLISIGLPKKIVARMLEKRAYVIGYSLEETVKPNVECLISFGVRREMLPLVIAQYPQILGLPVKAKMSTQQYFFSLKLKVDPEGFARVVEKLPQVVSLKQNVMMKPVEFLLGRGFRVEDVARMVVRCPQILCSRVELMKNGYYFYKTEMGRPMKELVEYPEYFTYGLESRIKPRYQKLQGKGIRSSLNWFLNCSDQRFEERLEGNFVDADSEGPVFDMGGKLDMPGGVGGEVVSDEDDDESDDDEVLYRRTLTL from the coding sequence ATGACCCATCTCCTCCCCAGACACAAAAAGCTCCTCTCTTTCCTCACACGACACCACCCAATCCTCAAAACCCTACTCCAAAACCCACCTCCTATCTCCCACTACGCAACCCAATCCTCCAAGTTCCCGGAGTACGAAATGCCCACCGTCACCTGGGGAGTCATCCAAGGCAAAAAGGAGAAGCTCGTCAACCGCGTCAAAGTCTGCGACCACCTCAAAACCCTCGGCGTCATCACCGACGAGCTCGAAACCATCGAGCTCCCTTCCACCCTCGAAGTCATCTCCGAGCGCCTCGAGTTCCTCCACAAGCTCGGGCTCACCATAGACGACGTGAACGAGTATCCCTTAATGCTGGGATGCAGCGTGCGCAAGAATCTCATCCCTGTCCTCGCTTACTTGGAGAAGATCGGAATCTCGAGATCGAAGCTAGGAGAGTTCGTTAAGAACTACCCTCAGGTGCTTCACGCTAGTGTCGTCGTCGAGCTTGCTCCTGTCGTTAAGTTTCTTAGAGGGCTTGACGTTGAGAAACAGGACTTGGGTTATGTTTTAATGAAGTATCCGGAGCTCTTGGGGTTTAAGTTAGAAGGGACTATGAGTACTTCTGTTGCTTACTTGGTGAGTATCGGTGTGAGTCCTAGAGACATTGGTCCTATGGTGACTCAGTATCCTTATCTACTAGGGATGAGAGTTGGTACCATGATTAAGCCTCTTGttgattatttaatttcaatCGGTTTGCCGAAGAAGATTGTTGCGAGGATGCTTGAGAAGCGTGCTTATGTGATTGGGTATAGTTTAGAGGAGACTGTTAAGCCTAATGTGGAGTGTTTGATTAGTTTCGGCGTTAGGAGAGAGATGCTTCCTCTGGTTATAGCGCAGTACCCTCAGATTCTTGGTTTACCGGTTAAGGCCAAGATGTCTACGCAGCAGTACTTTTTCAGCTTGAAGCTCAAGGTTGATCCCGAAGGGTTTGCTCGCGTTGTTGAGAAGTTGCCGCAGGTTGTGAGCTTGAAACAGAATGTGATGATGAAGCCGGTTGAGTTTTTGTTGGGGAGGGGGTTTAGGGTCGAGGATGTTGCGAGGATGGTTGTGAGGTGTCCTCAGATTCTTTGTTCGAGGGTTGAGCTTATGAAGAATGGTTATTACTTTTATAAGACGGAGATGGGGAGGCCGATGAAGGAGCTGGTGGAGTATCCTGAGTATTTTACTTATGGTTTGGAGTCGAGGATTAAGCCAAGGTACCAGAAGCTGCAGGGGAAAGGGATTAGGAGTTCGTTGAACTGGTTTTTGAATTGTAGTGACCAGAGGTTTGAGGAACGGTTGGAAGGGAACTTTGTTGATGCGGATAGTGAAGGTCCGGTGTTTGACATGGGTGGGAAGTTGGATATGCCTGGTGGGGTTGGTGGTGAGGTTGTgtctgatgaagatgatgatgaaagtgatgatgatgaagttcTATACAGACGCACTCTCACTTTGTAG
- the LOC106390677 gene encoding 60S ribosomal protein L2, mitochondrial → MSALVALCRARAAASSSLFNSLVRPAFRSFSTGFGDVQNKTLVAEMEETMLHMDINSMIGSSMPLGMMRIGTIIHNIEMNPGQGAKLVRAAGTNAKILKEPASGKCLIKLPSGDTRWINARCRATIGTVSNPSHGVKKLYKAGQNRWRGIRPKVRGVAMNPCDHPHGGGEGKSKSSGSRGRTSVSPWGKPCKGGYKSASVKKKKKRLAAREAKM, encoded by the exons ATGTCTGCCCTTGTGGCGCTATGCAGAGCTCGAgctgctgcttcttcttctttattcaACAGCCTTGTTCGTCCAGCATTTCGTAGCTTCTCTACAG GTTTTGGTGATGTGCAGAACAAAACGCTAGTGGCAGAAATGGAAGAAACGATGCTCCACATGGACATCAACTCAATGATAGGAAGCTCCATGCCACTAGGAATGATGCGCATAGGAACAATCATCCACAACATCGAGATGAACCCTGGGCAAGGCGCCAAGCTAGTCCGAGCCGCAGGAACAAACGCCAAGATCCTCAAGGAGCCTGCTTCAGGCAAGTGCTTGATAAAGCTTCCTTCAGGTGACACCAGGTGGATCAACGCCAGGTGCCGCGCCACCATCGGTACAGTCTCGAACCCGTCTCACGGAGTGAAGAAGCTGTATAAAGCAGGACAGAATAGGTGGCGGGGGATAAGACCTAAAGTGAGAGGAGTGGCTATGAATCCGTGTGATCATCCGCACGGTGGTggtgaagggaaaagcaaaagTAGTGGAAGCAGAGGAAGGACGTCGGTTAGCCCGTGGGGGAAGCCGTGCAAAGGTGGTTACAAGTCTGCTAgtgtcaagaagaagaagaagagattggCTGCTAGAGAAGCCAAGATGTGA
- the LOC125609583 gene encoding ARGOS-like protein, translating to MDTTRDNRKDMSFRGSAQAPMMSKQEYIRTSSQSSKPRKLVTASYFSLESVVVLVGLTASLLILPLILPPLPPPPFMLLLIPIGIMFLLMVLAFMPSSSNAKHYYYYTVA from the exons ATGGATACGACAAGGGATAACCGAAAAGACATGAGTTTTCGTGGATCAGCTCAAGCTCCTATGATGAGTAAGCAAGAATATATCCGGACTTCTTCTCAGAGCAGCAAACCGAGGAAGCTAGTAACGGCGAGTTACTTCAGTTTAGAGTCAGTGGTTGTTCTTGTTGGTCTCACAGCATCTCTCTTGATCCTTCCCTTGATTCTTCCACCATTGCCTCCTCCTCCCTTTATGCTACTTCTCATTCCTATTGGGATTATGTTTCTGCTTATGGTTCTTGCTTTTATGCCTTCTTCTTCTAATGCCAAACAT TATTATTACTATACAGTTGCATGA